The Pangasianodon hypophthalmus isolate fPanHyp1 chromosome 13, fPanHyp1.pri, whole genome shotgun sequence genome includes a window with the following:
- the dctn5 gene encoding dynactin subunit 5, protein MELSEILYNKAEYIETASGNKVSRQSVLCGSQNIVLNGKTIVMNDCIIRGDLANVRVGRHCVIKSRSVIRPPFKKFSKGVAFFPLHIGDHVFIEEDCVVNAAQIGSYVHIGKNCVIGRRCVLKDCCKILDNTVLPPETVVPPFTVFSGCPGLFTGELPECTQELMIDVTKSYYQKFLPLSQI, encoded by the exons ATGGAGCTGAGTGAAATTTTATACAACAAGGCGGAATATATCGAGACA GCGTCAGGCAATAAAGTGAGCAGGCAGTCGGTTCTGTGTGGGAGCCAGAACATCGTCCTGAACGGAAAA ACCATAGTGATGAACGACTGCATCATCAGAGGAGATCTGGCTAACGTCAGAGTTGGCAGGCACTGCGTCATCAAGAGCAGGAGCGTGATCCGGCCGCCGTTTAAAAAGTTCAGCAAAGG GGTGGCTTTCTTCCCCTTGCACATCGGAGATCACGTGTTCATAGAGGAGGACTGTGTTGTAAACGCGGCTCAGATCGGCTCATACGTTCACATCGGGAAAAACTGCGTCATC ggTCGGCGGTGTGTGTTGAAGGACTGCTGTAAGATACTGGATAACACAGTCCTGCCTCCTGAGACAGTCGTTCCTCCGTTTACAGTGTTCTCCGGATGTCCAG gtTTATTTACCGGAGAGCTGCCAGAGTGCACACAGGAGCTGATGATCGATGTGACCAAGAGCTATTATCAGAAATTCCTCCCACTAAGCCAAATCTAA
- the rpusd1 gene encoding RNA pseudouridylate synthase domain-containing protein 1 — protein MEPASVENLCVLYHSADYLVLNKHWDIRIDSKLWSETHTVQKQLKHRFPQLADPQTHYGFRFCHQLDFSTSGALCVALNKAAAGRAYRCFKDRTVTKAYLALVRGTVADSRMVLDAAIGKNSTEGKTHMMCVEGTEGCENPKPSQTLLTVLEYGSYDREPVTKVLLQPLTGRTHQLRVHCSSVGHSIVGDFTYSLGTDDAPYRMMLHAYFLRIPLQHELIEVTTADPFVSELDPKWTPETRVHSLESLLTEIITRTKAEERQREEEKLASEEEKKRRRRRKSVEESEEERAQCQQWLSEWTLSD, from the exons ATGGAGCCGGCGAGTGTGGAGAACCTGTGTGTGTTGTACCACAGTGCTGATTACCTGGTGCTCAATAAACACTGGGACATTCGCATCGACAGCAAACTGTGGAGTGAAACGCACACGGTGCAGAAACAACTGAAGCACCGATTCCCTCAGCTCGCCGACCCTCAAACACACTACGGCTTCAG GTTCTGCCATCAGCTGGACTTTTCCACCAGCGGTGCACTGTGTGTGGCGCTGAATAAAGCAGCAGCTGGAAGAGCGTATCGCTGTTTCAAAGACAGAACAGTAACCAAGGCTTATCTTGCTCtg GTTCGAGGCACTGTGGCTGATAGCAGAATGGTGCTGGACGCTGCCATTGGTAAAAACAGCACCGAGGGAAAAACCCATATGATGTGTGTGGAAGGAACAGAAG GATGTGAGAATCCCAAGCCCAGCCAAACATTATTAACTGTATTAGAATATGGATCATATGACAGAGAACCTGTTACTAAAGTTCTCCTGCAGCCTCTTACAg GACGCACCCATCAGCTCCGAGTGCACTGCAGCTCCGTCGGTCACTCCATCGTAGGCGACTTCACTTACAGCCTCGGTACAGACGACGCTCCGTATCGCATGATGCTGCACGCCTACTTCCTCCGAATCCCTCTGCAGCACGAGCTCATCGAGGTCACAACTGCCGATCCCTTCGTTTCCGAACTCGACCCCAAATGGACGCCAGAAACACGTGTTCATAGTCTTGAGAGCTTATTGACTGAAATAATAACGAGAACTAAAGCAGAAGAGCGACAAAGGGAGGAGGAGAAGTTAGCGagtgaagaagagaaaaagaggaggaggaggaggaagagtgtGGAGGAGAGTGAGGAGGAACGAGCGCAGTGTCAGCAGTGGCTCTCGGAATGGACCCTCAGTgactaa
- the ndufab1b gene encoding NADH:ubiquinone oxidoreductase subunit AB1b, which translates to MASRVLVHCVRSVRLLQHSGVIKSASQRSLSLVPAKWTQLVRVSSPALQLCRQYCDSTPLTLQSIEERVMNVLKLYDKIKPETLESSSHFMKDLGLDSLDQVEIIMAMEDEFGFEIPDAEAEKLLTPAEVVQYIASKKDVN; encoded by the exons ATGGCGTCTCGGGTACTCGTGCACTGTGTCCGCTCTGTAAGGTTATTACAGCATAGCGGGGTTATAAAATCCGCCAGCCAGAGATCACTGAGTCTGGTTCCAGCGAAATGGACGCAGCTTGTACGG GTCTCCAGTCCTGCTCTGCAGCTGTGTCGGCAGTACTGCGATTCAACGCCACTAACCCTGCAGAGCATCGAAGAGCGCGTCATGAACGTCCTTAAACTGTACGACAAGATCAAGCCAGAGACG CTTGAGTCATCATCTCACTTTATGAAGGATTTGGGACTGGACAGTTTGGATCAGGTGGAGATTATCATGGCGATGGAAGACGAGTTTG GATTTGAGATTCCGGATGCAGAAGCAGAAAAGCTCCTGACTCCTGCAGAGGTTGTACAGTACATCGCGAGTAAAAAGGACGTGAACTAA